In the genome of Roseiconus lacunae, the window GATGCCGATGGGAACGATCAGCAAGGATCGGTGGGTCAATTCGTATGTCGTGATCGCTTACGACGATCTTTATTCGATCGAATACATGAAGCATCGATTGCGTCCCTATTGGCGCAAGGACGGATGGAATGCCAAGGAATTGATCGAAGCTGCGATCAGCGAGCATGACGAACTTGAAGAACGCTGCGCTTCGTTTGACAATCAATTGATGGAAGATTTACGACAAGCGGGCGGGACGCAATACGCCGAAATCGGGGCGCTCGCCTACCGTCAGTGCTTTGCGGCAGGAAAATTCGTCGCCGATGAAAACGGCCAGCCACTTCAATTCAGCAAAGAAAATCACTCCAATGGATGCATCGCGACTTCGGACGTGTTCTATCCAATGGCGCCTCAATTCCTGTTGTTTGGACCATCGGTGTCCAAGTCTTTCATCGTCCCGTTTATGGAATACGCCGCTTCGAGCCGATGGCGATTTCCGTTTGCCCCACACGACCTGGGAACCTACCCCAAAGCAAATGGGCAACGCTATGGCGGCGGCGAGCATAGCGAAGAAAACCAGATGCCGGTCGAAGAATGTGGCAATCTCCTGCTGCTGTTCGGGGCGGTCGCTCAAATGGAAGGCAACGCAGACTTCGCCGCCAAGTATTGGGAGCAGCTTTCACAGTGGGCGAACTACCTTCGTGCCGAGGGATTTGATCCCGAGAATCAGCTTTGTACCGACGACTTTGCCGGACACATGGCACACAATGTCAACTTGAGCGCCAAGGCGATCTGCGCGTTGGGGGCATACGCAAAACTCTGTGAAATGCGTGGACACACGACCGAAGCAAGTCAGTACTCAGAAATTGCTCGGCAATATGCTCGGCAGTGGATCGAAGCGGCAGCTAATGGAGATCACTACCGACTCGCATTCGACCGCGAGGGAACGTGGAGCCAAAAATACAACTTGGTTTGGGATCGAATCCTAGATTTAGATTTGTTCCCCGCGGAAGTATTTCAGACCGAAATGAAGTACTACCGGGAAATCCAAAATCGATACGGATTGCCACTCGATAATCGTTCTGATTACACCAAGCTAGATTGGGTGCTGTGGACGGCAACGCTGACCGAAGATCGAAGTGACTTCGATGCCTTGGTTGGACCGGTCCACCGCTTTCTAAATGAAACACCCGACCGGTCGCCGATGACTGATTGGTACTTCACCTCGACCGCTCGAAAACGAGGCTTCACGGCTCGCCCCGTGGTCGGTGGTGTCTTTCTGAAACTGCTCTATGAGCGCGACGTCTGGAAAAAGTATGCGTCGATGGACCGTACCGGTGCATCCGGTTGGGCAAAGATGCCGACTCCACCAAAAACCGAGTCACTCGTTGCCACCGCCGCCGAATCCAAAGCGACCTTTCAGTTCACCACCGAGCGTCCCGATGCGGACTGGTATGCGACCGACTTTGACGATTCGTCTTGGCAGACTGGAAACGGGGGTCTGGGGACTTCGCAGACGCCTAACGCCCAGGTCGGAACAACCTGGAAGACCGACGACGTTTGGGTCAGGCGAACGATCGAGCTCTCGGAAGTTCCCGAACAACTAGCGCTTCGGATTTGGCATGATGAAGAAGTTCAAGTGTACGTCAACGGTCAGCAACTCGTCTCACTGGGTGGCTACACCACCGA includes:
- a CDS encoding glutaminase family protein is translated as MNRILACCLIALGFQQFSTLSPIAADEAFRPPAVPLVACDPYFSIWSQSDNLWETKTTHWTGKDHPIAALVRVDGHAYRLMGGSPQTIAAMKQISVRVLPTRTIYQFAGHGVSVELTFTTPALPDDMKLLSRPTTAINCSVASTDQQAHQVEFYFDAGGQLATNTPEQQVTGTLQSFDNADALKLGTVSQHVLGKSGDDLRIDWGYLYVAADRSAEANTVFGDSKQLREAFDEFGASGLEKTSVAFPVAANQVSAAVAMPMGTISKDRWVNSYVVIAYDDLYSIEYMKHRLRPYWRKDGWNAKELIEAAISEHDELEERCASFDNQLMEDLRQAGGTQYAEIGALAYRQCFAAGKFVADENGQPLQFSKENHSNGCIATSDVFYPMAPQFLLFGPSVSKSFIVPFMEYAASSRWRFPFAPHDLGTYPKANGQRYGGGEHSEENQMPVEECGNLLLLFGAVAQMEGNADFAAKYWEQLSQWANYLRAEGFDPENQLCTDDFAGHMAHNVNLSAKAICALGAYAKLCEMRGHTTEASQYSEIARQYARQWIEAAANGDHYRLAFDREGTWSQKYNLVWDRILDLDLFPAEVFQTEMKYYREIQNRYGLPLDNRSDYTKLDWVLWTATLTEDRSDFDALVGPVHRFLNETPDRSPMTDWYFTSTARKRGFTARPVVGGVFLKLLYERDVWKKYASMDRTGASGWAKMPTPPKTESLVATAAESKATFQFTTERPDADWYATDFDDSSWQTGNGGLGTSQTPNAQVGTTWKTDDVWVRRTIELSEVPEQLALRIWHDEEVQVYVNGQQLVSLGGYTTEYDLFEIDGAAFQPGKNVVALHCHQSTGGQFLDFGLVKVVPSND